One genomic region from Muriicola soli encodes:
- a CDS encoding MGMT family protein, whose product MAKKESDFFTKVYDLVKQVPYGRVTSYGAIARYLGTARSARTVGWAMNNVVDREDVPAHRVVNRVGLLTGKHHFGGTNLMQQLLENEGLVIVDDQIQDFKKHYWDPMKELDHDV is encoded by the coding sequence ATGGCTAAAAAGGAGTCCGATTTTTTTACAAAAGTCTATGATCTCGTAAAGCAAGTCCCTTACGGTCGTGTGACATCCTATGGAGCCATAGCCAGGTACCTAGGGACTGCCCGAAGTGCGAGAACCGTGGGCTGGGCTATGAATAATGTTGTTGACAGGGAAGACGTACCTGCACATCGGGTGGTTAATAGAGTTGGCTTGCTCACGGGGAAGCATCATTTCGGAGGGACCAACCTGATGCAACAATTGCTCGAAAATGAGGGACTTGTGATCGTAGATGACCAGATTCAGGATTTTAAGAAGCATTATTGGGATCCGATGAAGGAACTCGACCATGACGTATAA
- a CDS encoding acylase: MKRVRLPIVLFTLTLIAVSCKTGEQQSELKRWEAHAQNTTIIRDNFGVPHIYGKTDADAVFGLLYAQCEDDFNRVEQNYIWAIGRLAEVEGVEALYSDLRAKLFMSKEEAIAHYENSPEWLRELCDAFADGINYYLYTHPEVKPRLLTRFEPWMPMYFSEGSIGGDIERISTRKLSAMYEKGISFPESADLEIKKKEAELEPQGSNGIAISGDLTQSGNTMLLINPHTSFYFRGEVHMNSDEGLNAYGAVTWGQFFIYQGFNEKTGWMHTSTYTDVMDEFVETIVEMEGKPFYQYGEELRPVEVSEIVLKYLEGDQLKEKAFPAYRTHHGPITHMEGERVVASAMMWEPVKALEQSYIRTKQDGYEGFREMMDIRTNSSNNTVYADADGNIAYFHGNFIPVRDTVFDYSKHVDGKDPRTDWQGLHTVDENILVLNPGNGWIQNCNSTPYTAALEYSPNKKDYPNYMSIDRENFRGIHAIELLKDRKGYTLDSLIKLAHDPYLPAFEALIPGLVNAYDMTANQNPQLKAPIEVLRKWDFRTNKESVAMTLAHYYGTQYGRVGKRPYAMSDMEAMSYFGENSPLEERIEIFKTVVDELKRDFGTWEMPWGEVNRYQRLNGDIRQPFDDNKPSIPIGYSSGRWGALAAYGARYTNNTKKIYGTRGNSFVAVVEFGDKVKAKSILAGGQSGDPSSAHFDDQAQMYANMQFKDVLFYKDDVLEKAEETYKPGTRQKD, translated from the coding sequence ATGAAAAGAGTGAGATTACCAATAGTACTTTTTACATTGACCCTAATCGCTGTTTCTTGTAAAACGGGAGAACAGCAGAGTGAACTCAAACGATGGGAAGCCCATGCGCAAAATACGACCATCATACGCGATAATTTTGGGGTTCCCCATATCTATGGTAAGACCGATGCAGATGCAGTCTTTGGCCTGCTTTACGCTCAATGCGAAGATGATTTTAACCGGGTTGAGCAGAACTATATCTGGGCCATAGGTAGGTTGGCAGAGGTAGAAGGGGTAGAAGCCCTATACAGTGATTTAAGAGCAAAGCTTTTCATGAGTAAGGAAGAGGCGATCGCTCATTACGAAAATAGTCCGGAGTGGTTAAGGGAACTGTGTGATGCTTTTGCCGATGGCATAAATTATTATCTGTATACGCATCCGGAAGTAAAACCCCGATTGCTAACTCGATTTGAACCCTGGATGCCCATGTATTTTAGCGAGGGTTCAATAGGAGGCGATATAGAACGTATCAGTACCCGGAAATTGAGTGCCATGTACGAAAAAGGCATTTCCTTTCCGGAATCTGCAGATCTCGAAATTAAAAAGAAAGAAGCTGAACTGGAACCACAGGGATCTAATGGAATAGCCATATCCGGGGATCTTACCCAATCCGGAAATACCATGTTGCTCATTAATCCGCATACTTCATTTTACTTTAGAGGAGAGGTCCATATGAATAGCGATGAAGGATTAAATGCATACGGCGCAGTTACCTGGGGACAATTTTTTATCTACCAGGGATTTAATGAAAAAACAGGATGGATGCACACTTCTACCTATACAGATGTTATGGACGAGTTTGTGGAAACTATAGTGGAGATGGAGGGCAAACCCTTTTATCAATACGGTGAAGAGCTGCGGCCGGTTGAGGTTTCAGAAATTGTGTTAAAGTACCTCGAAGGGGATCAACTTAAAGAAAAGGCCTTTCCAGCCTACAGGACCCACCACGGTCCGATAACACATATGGAAGGAGAAAGGGTTGTGGCCTCAGCAATGATGTGGGAGCCTGTGAAAGCCCTGGAACAGTCATATATCAGAACAAAGCAAGACGGATACGAAGGCTTTAGGGAAATGATGGATATCAGGACAAATTCCTCCAACAATACCGTTTATGCGGATGCTGATGGGAATATCGCCTATTTTCATGGAAATTTTATTCCGGTACGCGATACCGTTTTCGATTATTCGAAGCATGTGGATGGCAAGGATCCGAGAACCGACTGGCAGGGGCTGCATACGGTAGATGAAAACATCCTGGTGCTGAATCCGGGAAACGGCTGGATACAAAACTGTAATTCTACCCCCTACACTGCGGCCCTGGAATACAGTCCTAATAAGAAAGACTACCCAAATTATATGTCGATAGACCGTGAAAATTTCAGAGGCATTCACGCTATAGAATTACTAAAAGACAGGAAAGGGTACACCCTGGATAGCCTGATAAAACTCGCTCACGACCCCTATTTGCCGGCATTTGAGGCACTAATCCCGGGCCTTGTAAACGCCTATGATATGACGGCAAATCAAAATCCTCAACTAAAAGCACCCATAGAGGTCTTGCGAAAATGGGATTTTAGAACAAATAAGGAGTCGGTTGCCATGACCCTGGCACACTATTACGGAACGCAATATGGCAGAGTTGGAAAGCGGCCTTATGCTATGAGCGATATGGAAGCAATGTCGTATTTTGGAGAGAATTCCCCGCTAGAGGAGAGAATAGAGATATTCAAAACTGTGGTTGATGAATTAAAACGCGACTTCGGGACCTGGGAAATGCCCTGGGGGGAGGTGAACCGATACCAGAGGCTCAACGGGGATATTCGCCAGCCTTTTGACGATAATAAACCCAGCATTCCAATTGGTTACTCCTCTGGTCGTTGGGGTGCTTTGGCTGCCTATGGGGCGAGGTATACCAACAATACCAAAAAGATCTATGGTACCCGAGGAAACAGTTTTGTTGCGGTCGTAGAGTTTGGAGATAAAGTAAAGGCCAAGAGTATCCTGGCAGGAGGTCAAAGTGGAGACCCGTCTTCGGCCCATTTTGATGATCAGGCGCAGATGTATGCCAACATGCAGTTCAAGGATGTGCTATTTTATAAGGATGATGTATTAGAAAAAGCCGAGGAAACTTACAAGCCGGGAACAAGACAAAAGGATTAA
- a CDS encoding 2Fe-2S iron-sulfur cluster-binding protein has product MSDIQVTITDRAGKTHKVSAPTDMNMNLMELLRSYELAPEGTIGICGGMAMCASCQVYIISSHEMEAKSDEEEAMLSEAFYVKDNSRLSCQIPLEDSLDELVVELAPES; this is encoded by the coding sequence ATGAGCGATATTCAGGTTACAATTACTGACAGAGCGGGAAAGACACATAAGGTTAGCGCTCCTACCGATATGAACATGAACCTGATGGAATTGCTGCGATCCTATGAGTTGGCTCCTGAGGGAACTATAGGCATATGTGGGGGCATGGCGATGTGTGCCTCCTGCCAGGTCTATATAATTTCTTCACATGAAATGGAGGCAAAATCAGATGAGGAAGAAGCAATGTTATCTGAAGCTTTTTATGTAAAGGACAACAGTCGCTTAAGTTGTCAGATTCCCTTGGAAGATTCTTTGGATGAGCTTGTGGTTGAACTTGCTCCGGAAAGCTGA
- a CDS encoding response regulator transcription factor yields the protein MKKQDIRILLVDDEPDILEILKYNLSSEGYQVSTAKNGVEGVEKAKKKKPHLIILDVMMPEMDGIEACEIIRNTDGLKDTIITFLTARGEDYSQVAGFEAGADDYITKPVKPKVLVSKVKALLRRLKEDQEPQPEIKKVGDIVINREEYKVVNAGKEIVLPRKEFELLSLLTSKPDKVFKREVILDKVWGQEVVVGGRTIDVHIRKLREKIGDHHFITVKGVGYKFVL from the coding sequence ATGAAGAAACAAGACATCAGAATCCTCCTTGTTGACGACGAGCCAGATATCTTGGAGATTCTAAAGTATAACTTGTCTTCTGAGGGCTACCAGGTTTCAACAGCAAAAAACGGAGTTGAAGGGGTTGAAAAGGCCAAGAAAAAGAAACCACATCTCATCATATTAGATGTGATGATGCCGGAAATGGATGGGATAGAGGCATGTGAAATTATCAGGAATACAGACGGACTCAAAGATACCATCATCACTTTTCTCACGGCCAGGGGCGAGGATTATTCGCAGGTTGCAGGTTTTGAAGCAGGGGCAGATGACTATATCACTAAACCTGTAAAACCCAAAGTACTCGTAAGTAAAGTCAAGGCGCTTTTAAGAAGATTAAAAGAGGACCAAGAACCCCAGCCGGAAATAAAGAAAGTGGGGGATATTGTGATCAACAGAGAAGAGTATAAGGTAGTGAATGCAGGGAAAGAAATAGTCCTCCCCAGAAAGGAGTTTGAATTACTGTCTCTGCTAACTTCTAAGCCCGACAAAGTTTTTAAAAGAGAAGTGATTTTAGACAAGGTCTGGGGTCAGGAAGTGGTGGTTGGTGGCAGAACTATTGACGTACATATTCGCAAACTCAGGGAGAAAATTGGGGATCATCACTTTATAACAGTTAAAGGTGTGGGTTATAAGTTTGTTTTGTAA
- a CDS encoding sensor histidine kinase, whose product MAKELRKSYKFALRSSSYISAILLLFSLALFYYLSLWDYWPVLVISIFLVFGVCFLVIQYRVEKFIYVRIKKIYDDVSFLESTSFASGPITTDMATLNEEIEKFAKDKRIEIDTLKIREEYRKDFLGNVSHELKTPLFTVQGYILTLLEGAMEDKKVRKKYLQRANKGVERLIYIVKDLDLITKLEVGDLSLDMDTFDIVELIQSVFDLLEMKAAKKNISLTFDMDYVNPIYVRGDREKIQQVITNLVVNSIKYGHPDGTTEVSVENLIKNKVIVRITDNGEGIPEIHLPRIFERFYRIDQSGSRKEGGSGLGLAIVKHIIEAHGEKIYVESAEDVGSEFSFTLEKESKPRE is encoded by the coding sequence ATGGCTAAGGAACTGAGGAAATCCTATAAGTTTGCTCTGAGGTCTTCCTCCTACATTTCCGCAATACTCTTACTTTTTTCATTAGCGCTTTTTTATTATTTGTCTTTATGGGATTACTGGCCCGTTCTGGTGATTTCCATATTCTTGGTTTTTGGTGTTTGTTTTCTGGTCATACAATATCGGGTGGAGAAATTCATCTATGTACGGATAAAGAAGATCTACGATGATGTGTCTTTTTTAGAATCCACATCCTTTGCCAGTGGTCCAATTACAACAGACATGGCAACTCTCAATGAAGAAATCGAGAAATTCGCCAAGGATAAAAGGATTGAGATTGATACACTAAAGATCAGAGAGGAGTACCGGAAAGACTTTTTAGGTAATGTTTCGCATGAATTAAAGACTCCCCTTTTTACGGTTCAGGGATACATCCTCACTTTGCTCGAGGGAGCAATGGAAGACAAAAAAGTTCGTAAAAAATACCTTCAAAGGGCCAACAAAGGGGTAGAGCGACTTATCTACATCGTTAAGGACCTCGATTTGATTACCAAATTGGAGGTGGGAGATCTCAGCCTGGATATGGACACTTTTGATATCGTTGAATTGATCCAAAGCGTTTTTGACCTTTTGGAAATGAAGGCTGCAAAAAAGAATATTAGTCTCACCTTCGATATGGATTATGTGAATCCGATATACGTTAGGGGAGATAGGGAAAAGATACAACAAGTGATTACCAATCTGGTCGTTAACTCTATTAAATACGGTCATCCAGATGGCACTACTGAGGTTAGTGTGGAAAATCTAATAAAAAATAAAGTAATCGTCAGGATTACCGACAATGGTGAAGGTATTCCAGAGATCCACCTACCAAGGATCTTTGAACGCTTTTATAGAATTGATCAAAGTGGAAGCAGGAAAGAAGGCGGTTCGGGCCTTGGTCTTGCCATTGTAAAACACATTATCGAGGCACACGGAGAAAAGATATACGTGGAAAGCGCAGAAGATGTAGGATCTGAATTTTCATTCACCCTAGAAAAAGAGAGTAAACCCCGGGAATAG
- a CDS encoding NifU family protein, which yields MTPDELKIKVEKALDEIRPFLQSDGGDISLVSIENGNLVKVRLEGNCVGCSVNQMTLKSGVEMTIKKHAPQIEQVINLVS from the coding sequence ATGACGCCTGACGAACTGAAGATCAAAGTAGAAAAAGCCCTGGATGAAATTCGCCCCTTTTTACAAAGTGACGGAGGTGATATTTCTCTGGTTTCCATTGAGAACGGCAATTTGGTTAAGGTGCGTCTCGAAGGGAATTGCGTGGGCTGTAGTGTAAATCAGATGACATTGAAGAGCGGGGTAGAGATGACTATCAAAAAGCACGCTCCTCAGATAGAGCAGGTAATAAACCTCGTCAGTTAA
- a CDS encoding LysE family transporter: protein MTHLLILFFVTFSAAFMATVPPGLLNMNAAKTSVEKGKNNGIIFSLGVSTMIMMQAYIAVLISKFLYRNPAVIDLLMKIAVGIFAFFAIYFFIMGKRFKPKKIRIEKISKKNSFFKGMLLAALNLLTIPYYSGLNVMWNASGWIKFQVWDIATFILAAGMGTFTVLYLYTFYFNKLEMKNKTFSRNSNYILSGLMLILLLITLIRLFNSNHG from the coding sequence ATGACCCATCTGTTAATCTTATTTTTTGTCACCTTCTCTGCAGCCTTTATGGCCACTGTTCCTCCCGGCCTTTTGAATATGAATGCCGCTAAAACCAGTGTGGAAAAGGGAAAGAACAATGGCATCATTTTTAGCCTCGGAGTGTCTACAATGATCATGATGCAGGCTTATATCGCTGTACTGATCTCCAAATTTCTGTATAGAAATCCTGCAGTTATCGACTTGCTGATGAAGATAGCGGTAGGTATTTTCGCCTTCTTCGCGATTTACTTTTTTATAATGGGCAAGCGGTTTAAACCGAAGAAAATCCGCATTGAGAAAATAAGTAAAAAGAACAGCTTTTTTAAAGGGATGCTCCTGGCAGCCTTGAATTTACTTACGATACCCTATTACAGCGGGCTCAACGTGATGTGGAATGCTTCAGGTTGGATCAAGTTTCAGGTATGGGATATTGCTACCTTTATCCTGGCAGCAGGAATGGGGACATTTACTGTACTCTATCTGTATACATTCTATTTCAATAAACTTGAAATGAAGAACAAGACCTTTTCCAGGAACTCCAATTATATTCTGAGTGGGTTGATGCTTATTTTACTCTTAATTACCTTAATTCGTTTATTTAACAGTAATCATGGCTAA
- the trmB gene encoding tRNA (guanosine(46)-N7)-methyltransferase TrmB — protein MGSKNKLKRFKENESFPNVIQPTREEVLNGLFPHKGKWSEVFGNENPLIVELGCGKGEYTVELARMHPENNYIGIDIKGARLWRGAKTALEDSLENVHFIRSQIGLIDALFAEGELSEIWITFPDPQIKYKRTKHRLTNLEFLKKYARVLKKQGIVHLKTDSEFMHGYTLGILQAAKMDILYSNHDVYKNEGSPKEVLEIQTFYENQYLELGKPITYLKFRMSAL, from the coding sequence GTGGGGAGTAAGAATAAACTCAAGCGCTTTAAAGAAAACGAATCCTTTCCCAATGTGATCCAGCCTACCCGGGAAGAAGTCCTCAATGGCTTATTTCCGCATAAAGGAAAGTGGTCTGAAGTATTTGGAAATGAAAATCCACTGATAGTAGAACTAGGTTGTGGTAAAGGAGAATATACGGTCGAATTGGCCCGAATGCATCCTGAGAATAATTATATCGGGATAGATATAAAAGGTGCCCGTTTGTGGCGGGGAGCTAAAACTGCCCTAGAAGATTCTCTGGAAAACGTCCACTTCATCAGGTCGCAAATCGGTCTTATTGATGCCTTGTTTGCCGAAGGTGAGCTGTCTGAGATTTGGATCACTTTCCCAGACCCGCAGATCAAGTACAAAAGGACAAAACACCGGCTGACAAATCTGGAATTCTTAAAAAAGTATGCTCGTGTATTAAAAAAGCAAGGCATTGTGCACCTAAAAACGGATAGTGAATTTATGCACGGATATACTCTAGGCATTCTACAAGCCGCAAAAATGGATATCCTCTATTCCAATCACGATGTCTACAAAAACGAGGGAAGTCCGAAAGAAGTTTTGGAAATTCAGACCTTTTATGAAAATCAGTATCTTGAGCTGGGTAAACCCATTACCTATTTAAAATTCAGGATGTCTGCTTTATGA
- a CDS encoding NAD(P)/FAD-dependent oxidoreductase — translation MIKTDILIIGAGPTGLFAVFEAGLLQLKCHIIDALPQPGGQCAEIYPKKPIYDIPGFPEILAGDLVDNLMQQIAPFQPGFTLGEQATTIDQQEDGTFVVTTNKGTKHQAPVVAIAGGLGSFEPRKPLLDNLAIYEDKGVEYMIKDPEKYRNKRVLLAGGGDSALDWTVFLANVAEEVTLVHRRNEFRGALDSVEKVQELKNQGKVRLITPAEITAIGGKDQLEWASVRREGAKGEVEEFKLDIDHFIPLFGLSPKLGPIANWGLEIEKNAIKVDNTLDYQTNLPGIYAIGDVNTYPGKLKLILCGFHEATLMCQSAYRRIHPNKRYVLKYTTVGGIQGFDGSKKEAPKAVVKAIV, via the coding sequence ATGATTAAAACAGATATCCTGATAATTGGGGCGGGCCCTACGGGCTTATTTGCAGTTTTTGAAGCTGGATTACTTCAACTAAAATGCCATATAATTGATGCTTTGCCACAACCTGGCGGGCAATGTGCAGAGATTTATCCCAAGAAACCTATTTATGACATTCCCGGATTTCCGGAAATTTTGGCCGGTGATCTGGTAGATAATTTGATGCAACAAATCGCTCCTTTTCAACCTGGGTTCACCCTGGGAGAACAAGCAACCACTATAGATCAACAGGAAGATGGAACCTTTGTAGTCACAACTAACAAAGGCACCAAACACCAAGCACCTGTTGTTGCTATTGCGGGAGGGCTCGGGAGTTTTGAACCGAGAAAACCCCTATTGGACAACCTTGCCATCTATGAAGACAAGGGTGTTGAGTATATGATCAAGGATCCTGAAAAATACAGGAACAAAAGAGTACTTCTGGCAGGCGGTGGTGATTCTGCATTAGACTGGACCGTATTTCTCGCCAACGTGGCTGAAGAGGTGACCCTGGTACATCGAAGAAATGAATTCAGAGGAGCGCTCGACTCGGTAGAAAAAGTACAGGAATTAAAAAATCAGGGGAAGGTAAGGCTGATCACTCCGGCTGAAATTACGGCCATTGGAGGCAAAGATCAACTTGAATGGGCTTCTGTTAGACGTGAAGGTGCAAAAGGAGAAGTTGAAGAATTTAAACTAGACATCGATCATTTTATACCACTTTTTGGACTTTCTCCCAAACTGGGACCGATAGCTAATTGGGGCCTTGAGATTGAAAAAAACGCTATCAAGGTGGATAATACCCTGGACTATCAAACCAATTTACCCGGTATTTACGCTATAGGAGATGTAAATACTTATCCGGGAAAACTTAAACTTATCCTGTGTGGTTTCCACGAGGCAACACTGATGTGTCAAAGTGCCTACAGGAGGATCCACCCCAATAAAAGATACGTGCTCAAATACACTACTGTTGGGGGCATACAAGGCTTTGATGGGTCGAAAAAAGAAGCCCCAAAAGCCGTTGTAAAAGCCATTGTTTGA
- a CDS encoding ABC transporter ATP-binding protein — MADKKVSILNAFKTIIWPRRNLVFIGLILIVISKAASFVAPMSLKYLMDDIIPNKDIPLLKVLIGVVIAAILVQAVTSFLLTKILSVQAQYMISELRAQVQHKILALPIRFFDNTKSGELVSRIMTDVEGVRNLIGTGLVQLVGGTITAVVALILLLNISVSMTLFALIPLAIFAVVALKAFKIIRPIFRNRSKINAEVTGRLTETLGGIRVIKGFNAEQQEHSIFQEGVHKLYQNVKKSLTATAVMTSSSTFLLGVATTGIMGIGGYKIMSDALTLGEFLEFTFLLGLMVAPIVQMSNIGSQLSEALAGLDRTEELMNMTEEENPEIRTLTPETIKGHYIFDNVSFAYEEEKEVLHEVSFEVPAGTTVALVGSSGSGKSTIAGLAASFLNPNSGKIMVDGHDLSRIVLKNFRQHLGVVLQDDFLFEGTIRENILFPRPDASEDELQNAVKAAYVDEFTDRFEEGLDTLIGERGIKLSGGQRQRIAIARAVLANPRILILDEATSNLDTESEGLIQQSLAALTKGRTTFIIAHRLSTIRKADQILVIEAGRIAETGTHDELIAKEGRYYNLFTYQARI, encoded by the coding sequence ATGGCCGACAAAAAAGTAAGTATTTTAAATGCCTTTAAAACCATCATCTGGCCAAGGAGGAATTTAGTTTTTATTGGCCTTATCCTCATAGTGATCAGTAAGGCGGCTAGTTTTGTAGCACCCATGTCACTCAAGTATCTGATGGATGACATTATTCCCAATAAAGACATCCCACTGCTTAAGGTTCTTATCGGGGTTGTCATTGCAGCAATTCTAGTCCAGGCTGTTACTTCTTTCCTGCTTACCAAGATCTTAAGTGTTCAGGCCCAATACATGATCTCTGAACTCCGCGCACAAGTACAACACAAAATTTTAGCCCTTCCCATTCGTTTTTTTGACAATACAAAGTCGGGCGAATTAGTATCCAGGATAATGACTGACGTTGAAGGTGTCAGAAACCTCATCGGCACTGGTCTTGTTCAATTGGTCGGAGGAACCATCACGGCTGTGGTTGCCCTGATCCTGTTACTCAATATCAGTGTCTCCATGACCTTATTTGCCCTGATTCCGCTGGCCATATTTGCCGTGGTAGCCTTAAAGGCTTTTAAGATCATCAGGCCTATTTTTAGAAATCGCAGTAAAATTAATGCGGAGGTTACAGGCCGTTTAACTGAAACTCTGGGAGGTATCCGTGTGATCAAAGGGTTCAACGCAGAACAGCAGGAACATTCCATTTTTCAGGAAGGGGTACACAAGCTTTATCAGAATGTGAAAAAGAGTCTGACAGCAACAGCCGTTATGACAAGTTCCTCCACCTTTTTACTAGGCGTTGCCACAACTGGGATTATGGGAATCGGAGGTTATAAAATTATGTCTGACGCCCTCACCCTTGGTGAATTCCTTGAATTCACCTTTCTCCTCGGACTTATGGTTGCGCCAATTGTCCAAATGAGCAATATAGGGAGTCAATTAAGTGAAGCGCTCGCAGGTCTCGATCGCACGGAAGAGCTGATGAATATGACTGAAGAAGAGAATCCGGAGATCAGGACACTCACCCCGGAAACCATCAAAGGACATTATATTTTTGACAATGTCTCTTTTGCCTATGAGGAAGAGAAAGAAGTATTGCACGAGGTAAGCTTTGAAGTACCCGCAGGAACTACTGTGGCCCTGGTGGGTAGTTCGGGCTCCGGTAAAAGTACTATCGCCGGACTTGCAGCCAGCTTTTTAAATCCGAATTCAGGGAAAATTATGGTAGACGGACATGATCTGTCGAGAATTGTTTTAAAGAACTTCAGACAGCACCTCGGGGTGGTGCTGCAGGACGACTTTCTCTTTGAGGGCACGATTAGGGAAAATATCCTTTTTCCGAGACCTGATGCTTCTGAAGATGAGTTGCAAAATGCCGTAAAGGCGGCTTATGTAGATGAATTTACGGACCGATTTGAAGAGGGTCTGGACACTCTTATCGGGGAACGTGGCATAAAACTCTCAGGGGGACAGCGTCAAAGAATCGCTATTGCAAGGGCTGTTCTGGCAAATCCCAGAATATTAATTCTAGACGAGGCTACTTCCAACCTCGATACGGAAAGCGAAGGGCTAATTCAACAGAGTTTAGCCGCATTGACAAAGGGTAGAACAACCTTTATCATTGCCCACCGCTTAAGTACTATTCGAAAAGCGGATCAGATCTTAGTTATAGAGGCCGGGCGTATTGCAGAAACGGGGACTCACGATGAGCTAATCGCAAAGGAAGGACGGTATTACAATCTGTTTACCTATCAGGCAAGGATTTAA
- a CDS encoding T9SS type A sorting domain-containing protein: protein MKHFYLLAFLLVFSTGFAQDKPTNPGEISGFKLYPNPVTNGKVFIQTEANAPKKILIFDVLGTQVIETTILGNELNLSNLDSGIYVLRVQEKDKVATRKLIIK from the coding sequence ATGAAGCACTTTTACCTACTCGCTTTTTTATTGGTTTTTTCTACCGGGTTCGCTCAGGACAAGCCTACAAATCCTGGTGAAATTTCTGGCTTCAAGCTTTACCCCAATCCGGTTACCAATGGCAAAGTTTTTATTCAGACCGAAGCCAACGCGCCAAAGAAAATACTCATCTTCGATGTATTGGGAACTCAGGTAATTGAAACCACCATCTTAGGGAACGAACTAAATTTGTCTAACCTGGATTCCGGAATATACGTATTACGGGTGCAGGAAAAAGATAAGGTAGCCACCCGTAAATTGATCATCAAATAG
- a CDS encoding Mrp/NBP35 family ATP-binding protein produces MKLDKKEIIKALQSISVPGEGQNMFDSGAVKNIQTFGDEVVVDISITNPSLQAKKKTEVSILQAIHRQVYEKAKITVNLTVDAPAKPKANEIKGKPIPGINNIIAVASGKGGVGKSTVTANLAATLAKMGFKVGILDADIYGPSIPIMFDVASQKPLAVEVEGKSKMKPIENYGVKILSIGFFTQPNQAVIWRGPMAAKALNQMIFDAHWGELDFLLIDLPPGTGDIHLSIMQALPVTGSVVVSTPQEIALADARKGVAMFQQEAINVPVLGIIENMAYFTPAELPENRYYIFGKDGAKNLAEDMDVPFLGALPLVQSIREAGDVGRPAALQTATPLESSFEEITRNTVQELVRRNSSMPPTEAIKITTMAGCSAVKKK; encoded by the coding sequence ATGAAACTTGACAAAAAAGAAATAATAAAAGCTCTGCAATCCATTTCAGTACCGGGTGAGGGACAAAATATGTTTGATAGCGGAGCGGTAAAGAATATACAGACTTTTGGTGACGAGGTTGTTGTAGATATCAGTATTACCAACCCCAGTCTTCAAGCCAAAAAGAAAACCGAAGTTTCCATTTTACAAGCTATACACCGCCAGGTTTATGAAAAGGCTAAGATCACCGTTAATTTAACTGTCGATGCTCCGGCTAAACCCAAAGCAAACGAGATAAAAGGAAAACCCATTCCGGGGATAAACAATATTATTGCTGTTGCTTCGGGCAAAGGAGGAGTTGGAAAATCTACTGTCACTGCTAATCTGGCCGCAACACTGGCCAAAATGGGATTTAAAGTAGGAATTTTGGATGCTGATATTTATGGTCCCTCTATCCCAATAATGTTCGACGTTGCTTCACAGAAACCACTTGCCGTTGAGGTAGAAGGGAAGTCAAAAATGAAACCCATTGAGAATTACGGGGTAAAGATTTTGTCTATTGGATTTTTTACTCAACCTAACCAGGCCGTTATCTGGAGGGGACCTATGGCAGCCAAAGCCCTCAACCAGATGATCTTTGATGCTCACTGGGGAGAGTTGGATTTCTTGCTAATTGACCTTCCGCCGGGTACAGGAGACATTCATTTAAGTATTATGCAGGCACTGCCTGTAACCGGATCAGTTGTGGTAAGTACCCCCCAGGAGATCGCCCTTGCAGATGCCAGAAAAGGAGTAGCGATGTTCCAGCAGGAGGCGATCAATGTACCCGTCCTCGGGATCATTGAAAATATGGCGTATTTTACTCCTGCTGAACTTCCAGAGAACAGGTACTACATCTTCGGGAAGGATGGCGCAAAAAATTTGGCAGAAGACATGGACGTACCGTTTCTCGGAGCCTTACCCCTGGTGCAAAGTATTCGGGAGGCAGGTGACGTGGGTAGACCTGCAGCCTTACAAACCGCTACTCCACTTGAATCTTCTTTTGAGGAGATCACGAGAAATACCGTTCAGGAACTCGTACGGAGAAATTCCAGTATGCCTCCTACAGAGGCCATTAAAATAACCACCATGGCAGGATGTTCTGCTGTTAAAAAGAAATGA